The Hermetia illucens chromosome 2, iHerIll2.2.curated.20191125, whole genome shotgun sequence genomic interval gtccttactgtcccaaccaacggcatatttttcgccgctaattctccactcccccggtgcgttcggaaaattagtgagtggagagttcgccatctacccgtccgcatccgcaacattcgaaataaatttcgaatgccgcagattctgccgcgccacaagcgcTCTGGGGGGTGGTAGGGTCGAAGCTGACACCGTAGTAAATTCAATGGTGAACCTGGTaccgacggcgtgtgaggcttccatgctcaggaggggccccagccgcgacaagccttctatgtactggtggacggcaaaaattgccgacctatggagggagtgtcataagctccgctttttggcacaacgtttgcacgccaacgagaaaGCATGCTATATAacggcacagtatagatcagcaaatcAGCAAGGGGAAAAGAGACCCGGagttcccgtctgcataccgacctcTATGTATCCTTGACACGGCCCGGAAAGTGTTCGAGAAGTTCattaggagtagactcgctaagCGATCCACACTGCCGGGGACTTACCCCCAAAGCAATTCGGATTCAGaagagggagatccacagtggatgttgttatggaagtcgtagatgcggttcatcgagcccaggcacacagccgcccatctcgacggatagtgctcctcgtaacgcttgatgtcagaaatgcattcaattcaaaacataagaggttagatattgtcttctatttgtagttaagtctaaaattgatagaccagtagcttactctaaACTACAATTGTATTTTATTATGGAGTAGTaatacaaagctttgtactgatgaagggagtaagttgctcccgaaatatatatatatacataataaaatcaatttgtGGTTTGGAGTAACTTTTTtcctactggtctatcaattttatggACAGATATGCAAGGCACATTAGAGAATGCATTTCACGTACGAagctacctcttgcggatattgagggattatctgaaaaaccgctccctgctctatgagacgctagacggATGGAaaggaggaggatggaaatcacatcgatagtctactgagactcgatatgcccgaagagtcgtgtttagtcggttatgcagacgatgttgcggcacttgttgcgggacgcactgttgaacagacgcaaagcagacttggtatattgatgcgacgggtaagcggatggatgactactcacggGATAAGCTTCCTCGAGCAAATCAAGCAGCTGGGGTagcggccttgagtcgactaatgaCAAATGttaggggccctatatctactaggagacgcctCCTTATGAGAGCAACGCAGCCACTagtgccaaggagcgcaaaactATCTACCGCCATAAGGACGAGAACTtaggagaggtggttgcccgtgaagagtgTCAACGAACCCttgccgagtggcaactctcttggcaaaatgagccaagggggaGATGGACTGcccggctcatcgacaatttagacccaggTAGGggttgtggtagaggcgtttcttttcacggacctttatttcaagcACTTTACAACTTTCtgctagaaggcatctttcgcggcatcaggtcgacttgcCCATAGCGCACACGCCGTGAAGAAACGactagtgcgatcagctgatataatggtgaacttcatcagtcGGTAAAGATCGCGTCTTTTGTCACAACCTTTCTCGTagagcgcattgatatctgagcttctccgaagggctcttgtgaatattaagcgtgcagacacgttttTGGTTTTGCTCGAACTAATTTAAGGCCCAAACACAACAGCGAAGTGACTGCGTCCATCTGCAGTGtgagagctgtcaaatgaagttcattacacggacttCTATGAGGCAATATACAACAAGTCCGATGCGCAATACGGCATGCAGAAAAGTTCGGAAAATCGAACTTTTGCGAAGGCACTAATTGAATTGGTTGTATCAATTAagaatgtcacttgcattataTCCGAAGCTCCGatttataaaaattgaatttaacccGGAGGCAAGTGCACTCTTGGGGGCATCAATTGTATGATTTTGTTAACATAAAATAGGCATGCAGGTAAATTTTAAGTGCACAAATTCGCGGCATTGCAAATAATCTTCACGTTTATGCAAATGCTGGAAACCAGAACAAATGAAGTACACAAAAAAGAACAACACGCGCCTGGCAAAGCAAATGCTGGAACACTTTGTTTTCATAATGCGTCTGTGCCGATAATGGAAAAAAACGTTTTCAAACGTAAACACTATTTGGAAATCATAACTTCCGATTTTCCCTGTATGTCACAAATTATTTTACAGCCTGCAATTTCAGTTAATACATATTGGCCGACGCCGACAGTTGTCTGCTCGATTCTGCAAAGAAGAAATGGTTAAATCGCTCATTTAGCCGGTAGACCTGGAGAAAATTCAAGCTTTCACCTTTTACAACCTACATtggatacattttcttggtcggcctgtcgcggcacttgtcaccaagagagatcaggtaggattcagcatagtgaaataactccaactagactttatttatctctttccctgatgtcagcattttatttttgttttactaaggatagtacaaaatacgttgcctcaaaccttattcctttacctgggcttgggacaaaCGTGCCATGTAAATAACGTGATGAAGTGATTATACTGGCAAGGCTGCCAGGTGTAAATAAAAATGGACCGCAATGGATGTTGTAAACTCTACTTTGGCAGCTCCTGCTCCAAGGGTGAGAAGACGCTGTTAGTGAATAACTTACCTAATTTTGCTTCTtatatagaaatatttttcaaaatttgagatGCTAAATTCCCGATAAGAACTTTGTAATGATTGATTGACATTGACACTAATCTTAGGCATACCATTCCGAAAAGGACGTGCATCAAAGTTGACTACTTAGAAGCCCTCCCTTCTATGGAAAATAACGTCATGCTTTGGATTACTTTCTCAACTTCTCCTTTTCTAATATAAAATACAGCCCTCACGAGGATTTGTTCACCATTTAGTCTGTCATTAAACCTTCATAATTAATTATTGGGCGTACTCCAGACTGAAGTAGTCGAGACTTAAAAATGTACCCTGggtaattttcaacttaatttgaacgaatCCCACCATACGTGTCAGGTCAAGCTTCCATTAACAAGTCAACCTGGTGGCCAGTAAGTACATAATTATTAGTTAAATGAACATACTATTATGTAAGCGTGTGCATTTAAAACAGGAGCCTCCCACTCAGAAATTCAACGGTTTAATGAACATTTTCttcacagtaaatttttaaGCAATAGGAAAGGATTTCCagactttttaaaaattcatgTATTGGTAACGCTTCGGCTCCCATTTCAAACTAAAATCCTTTGTTGAACACTCAATTAATTGTTAAATAATGCACAATGAAATTCCTTAGAATGATTTAAAATTAATTGAGTGAAATCAATTAAAACTACCAAAAATGTTTAGCAAAATGTATTTTCCAGTGTAGAAATAAAAAGAGCAGACCGCTTTGTAACTAGGGATGAACCCGGTACATTTattgcagatatcgatattcCGGAAGCCAGTTAAAAGTATAAAAGAGACATTTTTCCTTAAACGCCTCGACTAAGCTAATGACATTtgtttactctctcaccgggtGACCTTAGCCAATTAGCttcgaatttggaaagagaggcaggtaGAGTGGGGCTGGACATAAACCCGAACAAAATCAAGGTGCAGAGTCTGACAGGTTATAATACTCTCCTATCTGCATTATGGGCAGAGCATTGGAAACGTTgatcaatatacatatatatatatatccaggaagcgtagtttctgctgATGGTTGTCCGACGCACTAACagggctagatccgctttcgtggAAATACAGTTATAAGTTACCTcgagatcaaattgagactattctgtgcgCGTGTCCTTTCTGGGTTGCTATACGGAAGTAGCACATGCAAAATGACCACTATgtaactcaaaagctccaagctttcttcAACACCTGTCTGTGTGGTAccatcggagtatgctggctTGATATtgttacaaacgaagaacttgattaACACACAGGCTTTGCATTAACACGCAATGTCATCGGCAGACCGAAAATTAAGTCCACGGCTCCTCCGTTTTAAGCTAGCAtctgatttttcaaaaaaataaacgaTTCAAGATTTCATGCAGGGCAGAAGAAGCTCATCAGAgactacctcacctctgccctgggagcagcttaATCGAAGCGGATACCTGAAACAAAAAATTTAGTTCTACTTCAGCCGCCGTAAGCTTGAACCCTGCTAGGCGGTTTTTGaactgaatataattcatactcaAGTCGTATTTAAGAATGCACGGAAGGGGGCAAATAAAACCTTGTAGCCACTTCAGTATGGCGGAAAGCATCACGAACGTTACTACATCCAGAATAGGTCAACTAACCTTAACGCGAAAAGAAATTTCTGGTAACCTATGTCAAAAGAAAGCTTTTGAGCAAGCAACAGCGTGGTCTCCCACGTTTCTGCAACAGTGCAaccaaccttaagaaggcttaAAAATGGAGCGAACAAAGCTGGAAATGTAACGAAAAGACAGTGACCGGAGTCAGAGATACCATGCTTTTAAATCTACCTCTTAATAGATGGGGCTTAAACGTATCAGAGCAAAAACTGCAGTACCAACCACATCCCGAACGAAACAGTGGGCTACGTCTCACGAACAGCTAGTTGTTTGAAGGGGTATTAATCGATATAGCCGACCAAATGGTAGAATGGCGATGTAAAGGTGATGAAAGGGggaataagtcggaataccagacgCTGGATGCtgggttttgtattcatcttatgggaggaactttctatgcacactttccttttaatagatagctaaaaattcaaaaatattccttcatatattcctaaacaaacattatcTATTACATTTATATATAGGCACCTACcatgaatatttccactttattgCATCCACCAAGCAAAAGTGGAATAGCGCTGGTATTAAAGTAGATATACATCGATTAGGGTGGAACAtaacctgaaaaaaattgttgtgatTGGTCGGTTTCGATCACAGGCTGGACGTTGACGTTGCCTCGGGCCTCCACCCAAGGGCACACCGTGAATTAAACCAACTGCAGGTGGTATTTTGCTCTACTTTGTTTAACTCAAAACTCGAGGTTTAATTTAAAACTTGAGGCCCACATAGATTTTGCATAGGTGCATAACTGtgactttttcagattgttcggttggataggttctgagaacgagagccGTTTCACTTTTCAGGGCACTCATTTTTAGTCCTCAATCCCCTGGGTTTCATCCAATGTCAGAAATAcgatcattttcggaaagtactaactgaaccctatcgtttgatatcccacatgaccatattctggaaaaagaagaatttgctACCTCCACCcctcccctttcgcatatatagcGAGgcccagtgcaaaatgatgccacgcAAGAcatacagaccacatgttctccacaaatttcgtgacaattgattCAGTAAGTAAATAGAGTAAATCGCGTGTGACAGCCAGGCAGAGGACTTGTGAGGgattgccagatctcccatcaggtgcgaccCCGGTTGGCGGATTTGTGGCATACCTGTTGATGTGTTAATATgtattcatgcacttttcttttctgattgtgcatgggctagtgtttgctcatcacCGATGCGTCGCCGAAAATGACTATGACTaggaaataaaaccaacatggaagaagaaaggagggGGAAACTTAAGATGCAGGGGCTCGGTCGTCAATattcctcgaccgcagtgccacGGTGGTGAACACCTTGACCACCGCGGCATCTAATGCCACAAATGGTTACAGTTAAACAAGGAGGAGTTCAAGTGAAGCAAGACTTTGCCAAGAAAACCAATCACGAAGGCAAAAAATgatgtgaaataataaaaacttgtttttattaatttattagttttgcaaataccgatatttcgggaactacttgttcccttcatcagtggagGCAGTGCAGAATTTATTGTCGGCTggaaaggttcgaattggatggggtGTCTGCCGCCTGCGAGAGTAGGTtccaaagaggtgtttcaagtgCCTTATGTTTGGTCACTTCGCAAAACCATGCATCAGCggtattgatcgatccgatcacAAGGTGTGAggagaaaaaggacatattgccaaggagtgcaatagggacgcCAAATGCCTAATATCCGCAGGAAGGgaaaaccggcatattgccggaagtggtaaatgtccgcaattcaggaaggcgttgactacagtgaaacaagtcgggaaaccggaagctgaacgcttcaggtacgaaaggttttgtatattactTAGTACctaccacgtaatatatgcatatattatgtgaaattaTCCACttccgggtgatattgacattcatagtcttgaatttgcaaagaagaaagaactttgacgtattataactttgttagtaatagtgcgatttccaccaaacttgtaaaaatcatgctctatattatagcctacatcactgcaaaattgtcTGGGgtctacgatgaacttaagggagggtttgcagccaattactaaaaattatagtaatatattattattaactttatttgaacatatatcggtagggaaggtatttcggagcccaggcaccatgtaGCGGCAGTCTcctaaaatgtcaaaactgagaccgacttcgaaaaatactaaccgaaacttttaatttgataccccacatgattatatttgatgaaaaaaaaaattacacactccttttgcatgtaggcTTAGTCATATAAAACTCAATCATTGGAGGGTCGCTCGTGATTCACTGGAGCAGAGAACCTCTGAACCACTAAtgaaaattgccatcataaataAACTCTACAGAAACCGTGACGGTTGTGTATGGGTCGCCGACTCGACTGAtgaagcggcgatatgggcgttcGGTGGCGAAGCTATACATTGCGCATGAGTCTGTCAGTCAATGGTTTCTTGTGGGCTGACTGGTCTGGTCGCGGCAGGTTACAAATGTATGCCCGCAATCCGTctataacatttggttgggacgGCCCAAATTCGCAACCTACAGATCAcctaaccaattctgattttcccactGTTAAGAATCTTCCCCGCACATTGCTCCGCAACTTTCACCACAGCGAGTGTTTGACGCCGCAAATTCGCAGAGATGGTACCAATTCGGACATCGGTTACCTCCGAAAATTCGTGCTGAATAGCCTCTTCTATTTGGTTCTTTTCTGTCAGGCAGGCACAGTTAATGTTTCAGAGAGCACGTGGATTCAAGGCTAGAAACaaaaactttttcttcttcttctttcccagtaacccttgactgcttcacaaaaCCTTCATCTCTGGTCTTCGGGCCTGTTTCGAAGAGGACtttaccacccttcgttttccgaaaggaagacacttccgcttcACTATCTCCGGACTTGATTCTATAACGGATTTCGCAGAGGTCTTGCATTacatcggcttaataagcagaattggtggtctagtcctccttcgtttcCTCGCCTTTTCTTTAAGCAGAGGTTTTGCAGATGGTGTAGCGTATTTTTGCCTTTTATCCCCCTTCACTTTCTCTTTTTGAGCCATGgaaagtacctgagtgaagtctccctCAGATGTCCCTTTCTGCATTCGTCTTTTACCCAGGTCCCTCTGCAGCGGGCTGCCTGCGATCCTTTTGGTATCTGCAGTGTTTTCAAGAGGGGGGGGCGGCTGTCCCTGCTTTTCGCGCATCTTCTGTTACACTCCATGTATGCCTGTAGTACGAAATTCTGTCGTCTAGAGGAACGTCGGAGATGGCATGCGCTTCATAACCCCCGCGCATTTCTTgctaagcctttcctcttcggctttcaCAAGAATTGCAAATAGCGCTCCAGTTCGACTAATATTTGAAGCCATCTGGATAGTTTCAGTAGTTTCCACTGTGCTTCTTTCCGTGACAACAGTATTTCATGGGACGGTCTGGGTTGAAGACCCCGTCACACGTGCCGCATCACTCTGCGAGCCTTCTTCTCTGTTTTCGAATCAAGAAATTTCGTCAGATATTTCAGCTCTTGCTGCGCCCTTCGCTGGGGTTGGGGCGAGCATCGCACTTTCGCGCTGCGTACAAATGCAGCCTACTAATCtccttatttatattttcttttttcgccatttaagttgttACCGGCCCATCGTCTGCAAGAGAGCGGGCCACAATAGTCAGGATCGGgaataccctcggggacaaaggcCTACCCCAATTCCCTGAGGCCCGACACAAGCTAAGCTGATCCCGGATCTCACGGACAAATCAGCGCACGTTCAACTAGGGTGCCGAAGGTGGTTGCTCATGATACacaccacaactaccaccttcaCAGAGCTAGGATCACATCACTCCATAAGTTCGGAGGACGTCCCATGTGTCCCAGCGTGTTTCGGTGATTCccagttcgctcttcatcgaCAAGCTTTCTCGAGCCTATTATCTGGGATGCAGGTATTATGTcaactagggggtcagaactacttgctagGGTACCTAGAGGATACTACCCCTcctcccgtatcgtaagcgacatAATTAAAAATCGTTAACGACCTCTAACAGGGTCACTCGCTcgagtcgcctcttacgacatgCAGGGAATACCTTAGAAACAACCAACCCCTAACTCACAGGAGAGTCACTTGGTCAGTAGGGCAGCAACTTCCCGCTTTGAAAGTTATACAATTATTACTTAATCATTATTGACATATAGATGTCAATTCTCTATTTAAATCCGTGTTACCTTACCAATAATTTAGTAGCTAAAGTACCGAAGAAGGGAGtaagtggctcccgaaataggaaatacaaaactttctaGGAAGAAAAATTACCTGTTTATATTACTGAATTATTCAATCTATTATGTTTCCGCCTACAGTGTATATGtggacatgtgtgtatgaaCACCAAACTGATTCATACTCCCCAGTTCAACCTACAGAATCATCGATTAAAATGTAAGAACTGTTGTTAAGAGTTCGAGCAGTTTCAGTAACAAGTCAACTTGGAACCTGTAATTTTATGATTATGAAATGAATGTTATTACGTAGACGTATGTCACTCtataaattttatatcaatCGCAGAGCGGTGGGAACAGAAGTTAGTCCATCACATGTTCACTATTCGTCCTTTCGAAGCAGCTTCGCAGGATTGAGAAACTTGTTTTATGGAAAGGATGTCGGAAAGTACAACCGTTTCAGTATCTGGAATAAATCCTGTCCGCTCCCTAGAATTGAATGTGTTTGTTGCACAAATTTTCGGTGTTCCAGTCTTTTTTCGAGAAACTCATCTTTATACACGAATCCTAGTATGTCTTTACTGCTTGGTTTCCTTTATTTTGTTTAACGGTTACTACTTCTACTGTGAAATGCTTGACCTAAGTTATTGCAATTCATTCAACGATATCGTGCAAAATCTGAGTCTATCTGTAACTCATCTTAGTGGTACTGTGAAAGTAAAGATTTTTTTGAGTTTGCAGTGAGATACTATTATAGTTTATGGATTTCTATCTTCTTTAGGTCTTGAACGTGCTATTCAGAATACGGAAGCTGCAAGCTGTCCTGGAAGAAGTTAGAGGTTTACCTTCACGTTATGTTAAAAAGGAAGAACAGgtatttgaaaataatatctttTGACAACACTTTAATCATATTCAAGCATTTCAGCATGCGATTTTCCGGACCAGtgagataaaaaataaattgattgtGATAGTTTACTCCTCGACTGTAACCTGTACTTGTTTAGCTGCGCTTTTTGCGATGATCAAAGGTGAAAATGGCAACAATAAGGCATTGGCATAAACCGCAGATTAATTTAACAAtctgaaaactctttttcgcttaattcaaaatttcaaatcattttCCTTGGATTGCTTACTCGTAATCCTTGGAATTTGCGAATTTGAATCAAACACACTTTCCGCCCGAGCAACAGAAACATTTCCTAGTGCCAATACCTGTATCAATCTATATCTTTAATTATAGTAATCTATTAACATTTCTAAAAGACTTCAGAGTGAATTGTATCGAAAGAAAAGTATCTCAAGAATTATCTTTTTGGGTGAAAAATGTTCAAGGAATTTGTCAAAATGTTTAAACTGAAGCTGCTGGAACTAATAGAGTTCTCAAGAAAAATCAAGTCTACCTGACTTCATTAGAATTTATTTCGTTTCAGAGCCAACTATGGGAGGAAGGAAGTTCCCATTTCGCGCTCACCTACCAGACTCTCTGCCAATGAGTGTCCGCATCCTTTATTGGTGGTTTGCAGTTTTCATCCTGGGAATCCAAATCGTTGCGATCGACAGCATCAATATTTTGTTGGTGAATCAGATCCAGTCTCACTTGAAGTTCCTTACCATAAACTTCTCCGATTTGACATCCTCTGCTATCTTACAAAAGGATGCCTGTAGCAAATTGGCAGAGTGCTTAGAATACCACCAACTTATTTTACGGTAAATTGTTATCTGGCAATAAATCTGTATCTCTTAATTATGGAATCCATTTTTAGGATTCGAGATGACATCGAGAATCTGTTCAAGTATCCGATCCTGTTTCAATTCTTCGTTTCCCTTCTTGTAATCGTTGTAACAGGTTTTCAGGCAATTGTTTTACCCGCAGCGGAGGGAGGATTACTGATATATTTCTACTGCAGTGGAGTATTCTTTCAACTGTTTTCAATTTGTTGGTTCACCAATCAAGTGATGGAAGAGGTAATATGTCTGGTTCTAAAGTACTCTCAAAGCAAGTTATTGAATACGACAGCTTTCCTATTGACTTATTTTGGTGGCGCCGGGAGAATCCAATTGCCTTCGTCCTTTTGTTTTTTACTTCCTTTCGCATAAAATTCTTGCCTCCATTTTTAACATCATCGTCATTAACGGCTCATCAACCGGGCCCCGACCTAAGCCTGCTCTAACAAAACAGCCCACTTTTGCGT includes:
- the LOC119647897 gene encoding odorant receptor 67c-like isoform X1, which codes for MERMSESTTVSVSGINPVRSLELNVFVAQIFGVPVFFRETHLYTRILVCLYCLVSFILFNGYYFYCEMLDLSYCNSFNDIVQNLSLSVTHLSGTVKVLNVLFRIRKLQAVLEEVRGLPSRYVKKEEQHAIFRTSEIKNKLIVIVYSSTVTCTCLAALFAMIKEPTMGGRKFPFRAHLPDSLPMSVRILYWWFAVFILGIQIVAIDSINILLVNQIQSHLKFLTINFSDLTSSAILQKDACSKLAECLEYHQLILRIRDDIENLFKYPILFQFFVSLLVIVVTGFQAIVLPAAEGGLLIYFYCSGVFFQLFSICWFTNQVMEENKLLVQAGYDTAWFEYGDRYCKMLLIFMINAQKPLTFTIGGFSGLSLNTFSGVLSRSYSYIAVLRQVYA
- the LOC119647897 gene encoding odorant receptor 67c-like isoform X2, which codes for MERMSESTTVSVSGINPVRSLELNVFVAQIFGVPVFFRETHLYTRILVLNVLFRIRKLQAVLEEVRGLPSRYVKKEEQHAIFRTSEIKNKLIVIVYSSTVTCTCLAALFAMIKEPTMGGRKFPFRAHLPDSLPMSVRILYWWFAVFILGIQIVAIDSINILLVNQIQSHLKFLTINFSDLTSSAILQKDACSKLAECLEYHQLILRIRDDIENLFKYPILFQFFVSLLVIVVTGFQAIVLPAAEGGLLIYFYCSGVFFQLFSICWFTNQVMEENKLLVQAGYDTAWFEYGDRYCKMLLIFMINAQKPLTFTIGGFSGLSLNTFSGVLSRSYSYIAVLRQVYA